The DNA region GGTGTCGATGCGGTCGGGGAGCTGCTTCCGACCATCGCCGGGTTCGCGACTCGCCGAGAGCTCCGCGACGAACGCCTGCGTTCGGACGAGATGCGGAAGCTCACCCTCGACGCGGTAGACGAGTCGGTTCAGGTTGCTCACCTTCGGCCCGAGTCGGAACATCGCGAAGAGGAACACGCCGAGCGCGCCGAGTTCGAGCGACGAGAACGTCAGCGCGGCGTAGATGAGGACGAACACGCTCACCGCCGTCACCAACTGATAGAAGTTCGTGATCGCCGACTCGTTGCGGAGCAGTTTGATCCGCGAGCGCTCGAACTGCTGGACCGACTCGGTGAACCCCTCCCGAAGTTCGTCGGCGAGACCGAACAGTTTCACGTCGCGTATCCCCTGCGTTCCGGCCTGTGCGTTCTCCTGAATCCCCTCCTTCGCGTCAGCGACCTCATCACCCAGCGAGTAGCCGCCCTCCAGAACGTTCCGGAACAGGACCGCCACCGAAGCGAGGAGCGCTGCCGTGACGACGGTCAGTACGGGCGCGAGATACAGCGCGATGGCGACGTACATCAGCGACAGTAGCGCCTGCTCGACCGTCTGGAGCGCGTAGCGAATCACGCGCCCGGCGTACTCCGCCTGCGTGACGATGGCGTTGAGGATATCGTCGGATCCCTCCGTGTCGAAGTAACCGATTTCGGCGTCGAGTGCGTTGTCGAACGCCTCCTCCTGTAGGTACCGAACGTACTGCGTCTCTATCGCTCCGCGGAACCACCCGACGAGGAAGCTCGACGTGAACCGGACGGTCATAATCGTCACGACGCCCACGACGAGATAGCCCATCGTGAACGGGATTCCGAGGAAACTGTAGAGAGTGAGAAACAATCCGAGCAACCCGTCCGCCTCCCCCGGGTTGACGCCGCCTGACTGGGCGAGTTCGACGATGGGAAGGATGAAACTCAGTCCGAACCCTTCCAGCACCGCGGCGACGACGCTGAAGAAGACGACTGCGGAGGCGAGTTTCGGCTTGAATTTTGCGACTCGATACATCGCGCGAAGCTTCTGACGCCAGCCGAGTCCGACGTTCGTATCCTGGAGAGTAGACATGGAGCTAACCGGGGTCCGTTGAAGAATTTCTCAATGGGGCGAATACAAAACAGCGTCGTTATGCTACGATGTTGTCACCGAATCACCTGTGGTAATTCATATTGGTTACTGCTGTTAATTGGTAGTATATTTATTTGTATTAAACTAAATTATCTTGCTATGTTCGTAGAGAGGCTATATATACCCTAAATCAGAGAGATGAGACTGGATATTCTCTGGGATACGCTGTTCTTCTGACTTCTCCTCGTTCTTTTCTAACGTAGAAACAAGCTCTCTCAATTCGCGCTGTAAATACTCATTTTTGTCATTTCCATTGTTTTCTATGTTCCATCCGTTGACGGTCTCGAACCCAAAAGAACCCTCTGATGTTATAATTCCATTCTGTCGTGTGTCATACTTTTGGATCGTCTCTTCACTCATTCCACATTCTTGCAGGTATTCAATTTGACTTGGACGGATTCCATGATATTCTGTTAATATTGGTTCTGAATCAATTTTGGAAAGAAGATTTCGCCCACGTGACGGATGTTCTACCTCGCTAACGGATAAGACGGTTTGATGGATATCTAATAACGAAACTACATCAGATCGCTGTGTAGAATCTTCATTAGGTGCAATGATTGCTAGTGGGACGTGTGTTAGTTCAGAGTATAATCCATGCCAGTGGTGACAAAGTCCGTATTCACCGAATAATTCACCATGATCAGAACAGAGTATTATATACTCGAAATCATCTTTTATTGTGTTGTACAGCTCTTCACATCTTTCTGATAAGTACTCCCCAGTTTTAACGTAATTATCCCAACAGTTTCGGTGTTCTTCTATATCTCCAAATGGCTCAAACTCGTTATCCAAATGTGATGAATGGGCCTCCATCAAATTAATATAGAGAAATTCACGATCTCCAAAATTTGTCTTTTTAGCTTGGTTAATTACTTCTTCTGTACCATTGAAGCTATTCGTTTTTGCTTCCCAACCAAACTTAAACGAACGAACCGTCTCATAATCCTCGAAAACACAATTCAACATGGCTAGCGAATACGCCAGCCAAGTGGGCTTATTTGACTCCGAAATGTATTTCCTCCAAGGGAAAATACGTTCCTCGGTGATCTGAGCTCTACCAATTGGAATAAACTGACTAAACCCTTTATCAAATCCTTGCTGGCACATTAAGAGGTTTTCACACCATGCACGCGTAGTATATCCTTCTCTCTGTAACAACTCGGGAAGCACTAAAATATCTTCACGCAGTTTTTCGCTTTTCGCGTGAACGCCGCTTTCACTTGGGTACTTTCCTGTAAACATTGCACCATGAACCGGGATCGTGTAATGGCTTGGTGCCCATGCGTTCTCAAAATTCACTCCTGGTATCCAGTCGAAAAAGCGGTCAAAAACATCTTTCCGAAGCGTATCAAGCGTGATTACCGCAATATTCGTCATTGAGGCCTAATCTAACGCATACCAAATAATTCTTGTCTTTCCAGTAAAGACAAATAAAAACAATATATCTCTATCTATATGTGCATTCCAATCATAAATTGAGCCAAATTCAACTTCCTGATTGTAAGACTACATTTCGGGAGGATCGACCCGGAACGAATTAGTCCCCTGATGCGTCTGTCCGAGATATGCTCGAATCCGGTGGTTCTCGATGCCTCTAATCGACGACGATGGCTCGCTATTCGGTCTCGTCAACGTCGTCGACGCGCTCGTCGCGTTGTTCGTCGTCGCACTCGTAATCGGTGGGTCGGCGTTCGTCCTCGCCGACGACTCGGAGCCCGTACCGACTACCGACGAACCGGAGACCGAGACGCGCTACGCGACACTCGACCTCGGCGACCAACCGAAGTACGTCGCCGAACTGCTCTCGGAGGGAGACGCGACCGTCTCCGAGAGCGGTAACCTCACCGTCACCGACGTCTACGCCGTCCCGACCCAGACGTCCGACCGCCGTGTCTTCGTCCGTGTCGAACTCACGGGCGAACCGAGCGACGAAACCATCCAGTACGATGGCGATATCCCGCGAGTCGGCCGCCAACTCACCATCGAGACCGACGACTACCGGACGGACGGCACGATCACTACTGTCGACGAGACGGATTCGAACCTCCCGACCGAGAACGAGTCGATGCTTCTTCGAGCGACGGTTCCCACCGAGACCGCCGAAGCCATCGAACCCGGCGA from Haloprofundus halobius includes:
- a CDS encoding ABC transporter ATP-binding protein, coding for MSTLQDTNVGLGWRQKLRAMYRVAKFKPKLASAVVFFSVVAAVLEGFGLSFILPIVELAQSGGVNPGEADGLLGLFLTLYSFLGIPFTMGYLVVGVVTIMTVRFTSSFLVGWFRGAIETQYVRYLQEEAFDNALDAEIGYFDTEGSDDILNAIVTQAEYAGRVIRYALQTVEQALLSLMYVAIALYLAPVLTVVTAALLASVAVLFRNVLEGGYSLGDEVADAKEGIQENAQAGTQGIRDVKLFGLADELREGFTESVQQFERSRIKLLRNESAITNFYQLVTAVSVFVLIYAALTFSSLELGALGVFLFAMFRLGPKVSNLNRLVYRVEGELPHLVRTQAFVAELSASREPGDGRKQLPDRIDTVAFDDVWFSYDEENEPVLRGVEFAVDRGEFVAFVGPSGAGKSTIVSLLARMYTPDEGSISADGTPHTEVDIDEWRSRVSVVRQDPHIFNDTLKRNVTIGNRDVSQDELETACEIAQITEFLDDLPNGYETVLGDQGVMLSGGQRQRVAIARALLKDADLLVLDEATSDLDTSLEKQVHEGIEAMERDYAMLVIAHRLSTVTNADRIYTMEKGRVVESGTHAELLSNDGVYGKLYNVQSA
- a CDS encoding sulfatase-like hydrolase/transferase, which encodes MTNIAVITLDTLRKDVFDRFFDWIPGVNFENAWAPSHYTIPVHGAMFTGKYPSESGVHAKSEKLREDILVLPELLQREGYTTRAWCENLLMCQQGFDKGFSQFIPIGRAQITEERIFPWRKYISESNKPTWLAYSLAMLNCVFEDYETVRSFKFGWEAKTNSFNGTEEVINQAKKTNFGDREFLYINLMEAHSSHLDNEFEPFGDIEEHRNCWDNYVKTGEYLSERCEELYNTIKDDFEYIILCSDHGELFGEYGLCHHWHGLYSELTHVPLAIIAPNEDSTQRSDVVSLLDIHQTVLSVSEVEHPSRGRNLLSKIDSEPILTEYHGIRPSQIEYLQECGMSEETIQKYDTRQNGIITSEGSFGFETVNGWNIENNGNDKNEYLQRELRELVSTLEKNEEKSEEQRIPENIQSHLSDLGYI